The Hordeum vulgare subsp. vulgare chromosome 7H, MorexV3_pseudomolecules_assembly, whole genome shotgun sequence DNA window AGGGAGCATGAGCGCCGCCAAGTGGGAGGTCAACCAGATGGAATAGATGGGACTCCAGCACAATGCTAGTAGGTTGATAGGCCAGAGCAACTTTGATCCCTTCACAACAAGCAGCTGCAAAAAGAACTGTCTCCTCCGTGCTCTGCATCGGAAAACATAACGCGCAGATGAATTGCCTCGTTTCCTTCTTGATCAGCAACCCTGCAGCACCTCTAGTGCCGTCATCTGCCATCAAACAAGTGACATGGACCCGCAGTTCTTGCTGGCCTACTCCTAATCCAGGCCCCTTTCCTTTGATATCTATTGCGGGCAGCACTGAAATATGACACAGAGGTTCATGCATATCTACCTTCCAAGCTGGAAATGACAAGCGTTCAGAAAAATCTAACCTTCTCTGTTCTGCATCAGCCTCTGTGGAGCCATTTGCTGGGATCCCGGTTGGCCCAGAGATAGGTTTACAAATGCCAGTTCTGGAGAAACATTAGAGGAAGACCCACAAAGCGTTAGATTGGTTTCATTTTCTTGAAATATTAATTAGAGTATTTCAACAAAAACCACATAAAAACGTAATGCTCAGAGATTATTTGGTGTGAAACTTCCATACATTTGCATGGAAATACACTGCGATGTAGAAATGAGAAGAGAGGCAGCAGATATGGACATGTGCAGTAGCATCTTATATTCATCCGTATCTGGAACAGAAATATGCATTTCTTAACAAAACTAAAGAAAAACTTTCACTGGGTTCCCTTACTCTGAAAACTTGAGTTGGATCCCTTTTTTTTTTCAACAGTATACAAGTAGTGTTCTCTTAGCATAGCTCAAAATATGTACAGGTTGAACCTGTATGAACTGGAGCAATATAAACATGCATCTTAAAATAATAAAGTTGAATAGCGCACTCTGGTGGTAACTAGTTATGTACTTATATATGGCAACAATGTATTATTATACTAAGGGGAGAAATATAGCATTGTATAAGGATACATGCCCTATGACTTGTAGACTCTGTTAGTTAAGGGAAAATATATACTAGAAGAACAGCAAGAAGTTGATCTTGGTAATCACCAACATTCCAGGCTACATTGAGAGACTTGAAACTTAAATCACAAATGCACTAGTAGTCTGTCCAGTATatgttttctgaataaacaagtaGCCAACGCAACATACAATCAAGACAAAAAAAAACTTCTTGTGTGGTATGCAAATCAAGCAGGAGTAACATCACAAACTAATAAACAAATTAAATGACCTATGCAGGGAAAATGCTACTAACCAAGATTAGAATCCGTCCCCCGTGGAGCAAAATCTGAAGTATGAGTTCCTAAGCTAAAAGCAGATGTTCGATTAAGCGGTCTGGTACGTGTGATCAGAAAATTGATCACTACACACATGAGACACAATGATTAGTGTAAGGACATCCATAAGTTATATTTTGagtaagcaaacagaaagcatttACTAACCATCTTTCTGTTGTGGAGAAAGCGTTGCAGTAGGAGTGCTTGAGCTAGAAGCAGACAATTGATTAATCATTGCAGCAATTCTGGGCACTGCACACAGATGATATGATGAAAAGTGTAAAGACATTGTCCAGACAGAACCAAAGCATACAACTTAGCTAGAGCATACTGCCAGTTTCATCGTATGTGTATATCGACCGCAGAATACTGGGTGAACTAAGCAAACGATGCTGTTGCTAACTTTGGTTTCTATTAGCAAATGTTCCTTTTAATTTCAGAAACCTTTTTTGGTAATACTTGATAGGAGTTAAAGAAACAAGTACTTGGAAATATATTGTCACAAAAGATTGTACGCATCAGGTAACAGGAAGGCCTAATCTTGGATAAATACGGTAGTAGAAATTTTTAATCCTTGTGACAATCATCTTTATCAGATAGCCGAGCATTTACAGCACAGACAGTGTAGTGGAATAATGGTAATCTTGAGAAAAATGACAATAGAACAGGCAAAAAACTACATCTATGAGTCATATCATTCAAAAAAGTGCCCCAAAAGAGGATCTGTTGAGGTTCTAAACCTGGATCTGGAAAATTGGGTGGATTACCAGATATGTGAGGCGCACGAAGTCTGCAAACAACAGCAAAAATTAGATAGCTCATGTGCATGGATGAGTTCATATAATGCCATATTCAGTTAGTTCAAACtgcttttttgtaaaatactccctccgtaaactaatataagagcatttagaacactactttagtaatctaaacactcttatattagtttacagagggagtacaagtgATGAATGGGTCAGGGATAGTCATGTTCCCTCCTGCTTCCTACAGCTTTTCTATTATTAGGCGTAACAACTGCTTAAATACCTACTACATGGCAACATAGAAACAAATAGTATTTATCAAGCCCTCGTCTTGATGATGCTTGTTGTCAAGTTGAAATACTAACTGTAACagacaaaaaaaaaaaactggatCCTAAGATAGAATATGGTTCTATTAAACTGAAAGGCAGAAACACAATGGGTATTAAGTTGGCATAATTATAATTCCTTCAGGAGAAAAAAAAAAGTAATCTTGCATATAAGCTGGTTTAGAGAAAACAACACAAACCAGGAAGATAAATACTGCTACCAGAAAATATCAGGCCAACAAACTCTTGTTACTACCGTTTTTCTGTGTGTGTTTTCTCAAAGCAATTTTTTCGTTAATCCTGTACTGCCCATATCCTTTCAACCAAGCAAACCATTGCCGCACTTGCCCACTGCTAAACTGTCAACAAAGCTTGGGACTGGGTCTTCTGTCCAAGGTTTCACCAAATAAGCAACAGTTCTGAAAATAAAACTTTTGAACCTCTAGAAAATCTAAGCAGTGAGGATCAGAGCTTGACACTTCATTTTCTTCCACCTGACCAATATAATTTCCCAATGTGATGCGCGCCTTGCCACTTTTCCAGCATATGAACTTCCAGGAAAAGAACTAGCCATAAAAACGTTCTCCCTTACAGGACTGAACCAAATCGTTTAGGCCAATAACAGCATTGGATAAAACTTAACAGACTGACTAATTCCAGTTACGATTGATCTTCTCCGCACTATACGAAAACTCTAAACCAAACCATCTGTTCCAACAGCATGGAAATTCTGTACAGCAGACAACTAACCGAGTGCTTAAGCACGTAAAGGTAACTGACTCCAATAGCAACAATTCTGTGCACCATCACACTAAACCAAACCGTTCATTCCACCAGTAACAAATCTGCATATGAGACCAGAAGGAATTAACCAAGTGCTTGAGAACCTAACCATGGAAGCCTAATTACTTGAGATGCAACAGACTGTGAGCCCATTTCCTTGTGCGCAAAACATCGAACAGATTGTGGGGGTCTCTGAGAAATTTCGAGTACCAACCTGTTACGCATTGCGTCTGCGTGAGCCCACGCGTACATCGCCCAATAAAGGGTCCAGGAGCTCTCTTCGGGCCACCAGTTTCTGGAGAGAGAGAtaaacacattgcaaaaatcagagcaagAACACCACCAAATTAGCACTGGGTGTAAGGTGAAAGAACCATCGCGAAAATCAGAGCAATAACGCAACCAATTAAGCCCCAGAGGAAGCGAAAGAACCAGGGGGAAAATCCGAGCAAGAACGCAATCAATTACGTCCCCAGAGGAAGCGAAAGAACCGGTGCGGAAATCAGAGCAAGAACCGCAACCAGAGAAAGGCCGAGGCCAAGCGGCCCCAGAAGGGGGGGAGAAGGAACCGCCGCAAGAACGGGACAGATTAGCCCCCGGAGAAAGCAAGAGAAGAACCATGGCAAGAATCAGAGCAAGGTCGGAAAGAACCGCTGCAAGAACCGAGCCGATTAAGAGGGAGATGGCACGGAAAAGCTCACCCCCGCCTCGGCGCCTGGAGAGCCGCACCGGCGAAGCTGACGAGGCAGCATCGCAGGTCCTCGGGCGCTCCGGGAATGGATTGCAGGTGTCTGAAGAGTTCCTCTGGGAGGCGGTTGATGACGAGCGAGAAGACGCGCTCCGGGTCGAGATAGACGCCGGGAGGGGAGGCGTGGCCGCCGAGGGAGCCCATCTGCACCGACGCGCGAAGCGGGAGCCCAGGGAAAGTGACTAAGCAGGAAATGTGGCGGCGACGAGGGGGCGCGGTGGTAGAGGATGATCGCGACGGAGGGATCTCACCTCGACGGCGGTGGTCGGCGGCGCGAACCGAAGGCGAGCGGGCGGGAGGGCGGGCGGGAAGGTGGGCGGTGGCGGGCGAGAACAGGAACGAAATGAGGGCGGGCTGGGCTGGACGTGTGCCCCGTGCGTGTGAAATACCTTGTGCCGGACGGACGGACGGAAAGGAGGGCGGGCTGGGCTGCCCTTGGGGCCAATCGGTTACTAGTGACGGAACACCCAAGTGGGCTTGCACTTGCATGAGTGTGATGTCCACATGCCGGCCCACGCTCGTGCTGAtaggtactcccttcgttcctaaatataagtgttttaagagatttcattaaaagactaaatacaaagcaaaatgaatgaatctatactctaaaatatttctaaatacatccgtatgtaattctataatgaaacctctaaaaagactattTAGAAAAGGAGGGAGTACATCCCATCGATATGCAGAATAGCTCGCTCGGTCAATTCTTTTCTGCCTGGATCGGTCATTCAGCATTGACTTTTCGAAATGGGGAGGGACGGGGGGAGGGGGGTCAGAAATTTTGAAAAATTTCACGAATTAAAAAAGTTTattcatcaattttcaaaaacaGTTGACGAATTTGgggaaaaaatcatcaattttgggaAAGTTCATAATTTTGGAAAAGTTCATGGCTTTTTGAAAACGTTTATCAAAAATTTTATAACATCATTTAAAATTGAAAAAAGTTTATAAATTTTTGAAACATCattaaaaataatttaaaaaaatcatcaatttcaaAAAAGGTCATCGgtttttaaaaagttcaagcatttaaaacaaacagagaaaaggaaaaaaaaacagaaaaatattaaATGGAAATGGAAAACGGGGTGAATAAAACCAAGCGAAAACTGTGCAGAAAAACACACAAtgtaaaaaataaagaaaaaaggctCATAAAAAAGGCAAATCTTATTTAGCGCTGCAGGCACCGGTTAAAGTGCACTCTTCTTAACCGGCGCCTGCAGCACTCGGTCATGGGCCGGCCCATCCAGGTGTTTTTCCGTAGAAACAAAAGAGCGCTAGAGAAATGCGAACCAACGACTTCTCAGATATATTCTAGTGTTGCAACCACTCCGCCAACCAGACGGTATGTGATTTCTTTTTGGAAATATGTAAATTTACTTTCAAATCGATTGTTTTAGGAAATTCGATGGAATCTTTTTTTCATTGGTGAACTTTTTTCCaaatcgatgattttttttcGAAACTGGTGGACATTTCTGAAAATCCatgaacataatttaaaatttGTGAACGTTTTtctaaatcgatgaacttttcttCAAATCagtgaacatattttaaaatttgcaatttttttaaaaaatggatgaactattttttaaaattgatgaacaatttttttttaaatcggTGATCTTCTTTTGAAAATCggtgaacatattttaaaattcgtgaactttttaaaaaatcaataatttttttaaaaaatctaTGAACTTCTTTTCTGAAATCGTTGAACTTCTTTCGAATATAggtgaacatattttaaaattcgtgaacctttttcaaaatcaatgaaccattTTTAAAAATTGATAAACTTTTTTGAAACCTGTGTACTTTTTTTAAAAATCAATGAAGTATTTTTACAAATTGATAAAAAAAAATTTGAAATATGTGTACTTTTTCCAGAAATCggtgaacatattttaaaattgatgaaaaaatttcaaaaaaactaAAAATTTATGAATTGTTTACCAAATtccatgatttttttggaattttgtaaactttttgaaaatccatGAACATATTCTCAAAATctgtgaattgttttgcataatcATTGAACTTTTTGCAAATCTGATTCAGTGCTTTTTAATTCAATAAAATTTTAATCTACATTTGGCAATTCACGTTTTAGAAAATCAATGAATTTTTTTCAGGATCTGCGGCGGGGCGTCAGGAGATGTTTTATGGGCGTGTAGCGCCGTATAGGAGCTCCTTAAAAAAACTGCAGAATATGAACCGATGGAAAAAAACTACTTGGGCCAGTCCATACAGGGACTAGTGCAGTGACGGGTGTGTGTGTCGGTTGTACACAAACAAAGAGTCCCATTCACGACTTTCGTATCTTTTTTTATGTGTCAACTAAAAAAACCACACACTCAGTTTTTAAATAACGCAGTAATATAAAATAACATTACATTACAAAGTTGTTACACAAGGGTAAAAAACCTTTTAGCTATATTTTTTCTGAACTAGTAATCGTGCACGTGCAATGTACGTGTAACCTTAGAAGAAAAAGGTTTGCATTAAGTTGTTTCAAACCCTGAACTTACATGAATGCTATTATCCCAACTTGAACTTTTAATCCCGAAAATCAGTACCCTAAAGCCACATCACATTATCCAAACGGATTGTCATACTAAACCTGAGCCGTCTGTCAATGGGGCACCCGCACATGCATCATGGCGGGTGCCAACGGGGTCACCCGGTTGCAAGCTACCAACAACTTATGGTCGCAGGCCAACTAACTGCTCACTTCGTGCCCTTCATTGTGCCGGCATGCTGGAGACAAGCCAACGTATGATCGTAGAAAAAAATATAGCTCAAATCTTGATTGCGGTTAATATAACTATGCAGATATATTCCATACACATATAATAGACTTCTCAACCATATGCAAACTTAAAAAAATTATATGCAATAGTACATTAGTCAATTTCGTCTCCTAGATTGATAGTCAAATAACACACATAGACAACAACATTGGCTCTAAGagccatatacaataaaatgtgaaACCAAGTTAGACGTTGAGCATACGTATTTCATTTCTTCTCGATCATGTAACACACACACAGGTAACAACTTCATCGGCTTCgaacgcatatacaataaaatgtgaaATCAAATTAGACATTGAGCATACATATTTATTCCTTCTCAGTCAAGTACCACACACATAGGCAGCAACTTCACCGGCTATGGCGCCATATACAATGAAATGTGAAATGAATTTAGATATTGAGCATGCGTATTTCATTTCCTCTCATTGTTAGAATATGCTTTGGGTCTAAAGATAGAGATAAGGAGTAGATATCAAATAGGTCATGTGTTACTTGTCTTGTAATCCAAGCATCTACCCCCTCATGTATTCTATATACCCCATATGAGAGTCAGAtcaatacaacaaaaacaacaacacacaatattcagccATCCCATATTTTCCACATGGGATACTTGTGAGCGA harbors:
- the LOC123410007 gene encoding uncharacterized protein LOC123410007, translating into MNSSMHMSYLIFAVVCRLRAPHISGNPPNFPDPVPRIAAMINQLSASSSSTPTATLSPQQKDVINFLITRTRPLNRTSAFSLGTHTSDFAPRGTDSNLELAFVNLSLGQPGSQQMAPQRLMQNREG
- the LOC123408346 gene encoding uncharacterized protein LOC123408346, coding for MGSLGGHASPPGVYLDPERVFSLVINRLPEELFRHLQSIPGAPEDLRCCLVSFAGAALQAPRRGNWWPEESSWTLYWAMYAWAHADAMRNRFVTGGMNGLV